A single genomic interval of Streptomyces sp. NBC_00663 harbors:
- a CDS encoding aldehyde dehydrogenase family protein: MSDKSEQQRLSVFKTYKLYVGGKFPRSESGRVYEVTDSKGNWLANAPLSSRKDARDAVVAARKAFGGWAGATAYNRGQILYRVAEMLEGRKAQFVREVADAEGLSKSKAADQVDAAIDRWVWYAGWTDKIAQVIGGANPVAGPYFNLSSPEPTGVVTVLAPQESSFLGLVSVVAPVIATGNTAIVIASEKAPLPALSLGEVLATSDLPGGVVNVLSGRTAEIATPLAAHQDVNAIDLAGAGEIDGLAKELEIAAADNLKRVLRPQPVDDWAAVPGIDRMTAFLETKTVWHPTGSLGASGSSY; this comes from the coding sequence ATGTCTGACAAGTCCGAGCAGCAGCGTCTGAGCGTCTTCAAGACCTACAAGCTGTACGTCGGCGGGAAGTTCCCGCGTTCCGAGAGCGGCCGGGTGTACGAGGTGACCGACTCCAAGGGCAACTGGCTGGCCAACGCGCCGCTTTCGTCCCGCAAGGACGCCCGTGACGCGGTGGTCGCCGCCCGCAAGGCGTTCGGCGGCTGGGCGGGCGCGACCGCCTACAACCGCGGTCAGATCCTGTACCGCGTCGCGGAGATGCTGGAGGGCCGCAAGGCGCAGTTCGTGCGCGAAGTGGCCGACGCCGAGGGGCTGTCGAAGTCCAAGGCGGCCGACCAGGTCGACGCGGCGATCGACCGCTGGGTCTGGTACGCGGGCTGGACCGACAAGATCGCCCAGGTGATCGGCGGCGCCAACCCGGTGGCGGGCCCGTACTTCAACCTCTCCTCGCCCGAGCCGACGGGTGTCGTCACCGTGCTGGCCCCGCAGGAGTCGTCCTTCCTCGGCCTGGTCTCGGTCGTCGCCCCGGTCATCGCGACCGGCAACACGGCGATCGTCATCGCGTCCGAGAAGGCCCCGTTGCCCGCCCTGTCCCTGGGTGAGGTGCTGGCCACCTCCGACCTGCCGGGCGGCGTGGTCAACGTCCTGTCCGGCCGTACGGCGGAGATCGCGACGCCGCTCGCCGCGCACCAGGACGTCAACGCGATCGATCTCGCCGGCGCCGGCGAGATCGACGGCCTGGCGAAGGAGCTGGAGATCGCGGCGGCGGACAACCTGAAGCGGGTTCTCCGTCCACAGCCTGTGGACGACTGGGCCGCCGTACCCGGGATCGACCGCATGACGGCGTTCCTGGAGACGAAGACGGTCTGGCACCCCACGGGTTCGCTGGGCGCGTCGGGTTCGTCCTACTGA
- a CDS encoding uridine kinase family protein has protein sequence MTHASKPTRGVVEQQVNAAHWCPVSSPSSIPTRVVLLCGPSGSGKSLLAARSGLPVLRLDDFYKEGDDPTLPLVAGSSDIDWDHPQSWDAEAAVAAITELCRTGRTDVPQYDISLSAITGAETVDIGRTPLFIAEGIFAAEIVTRCREVGVLADALCLSRGAVQTFRRRFLRDLKEGRKSVPFLLRRGWRLMRLERTIVSRQTALGAHACDKDEALGRLAAAAAGRRPAASTRAS, from the coding sequence GTGACGCACGCTTCAAAGCCGACCCGCGGGGTCGTTGAACAGCAGGTGAATGCCGCACACTGGTGTCCCGTGAGTTCCCCTTCGTCCATACCGACGCGAGTCGTGCTGCTCTGCGGCCCCTCCGGCTCCGGCAAGTCCCTTCTCGCGGCCCGCTCCGGCCTTCCGGTGCTGCGCCTCGACGACTTCTACAAGGAGGGCGACGACCCGACGCTGCCGCTGGTGGCGGGGAGCTCCGACATCGACTGGGACCACCCGCAGTCCTGGGACGCGGAGGCGGCGGTCGCGGCCATCACCGAGCTGTGCCGCACGGGCCGTACGGACGTCCCGCAGTACGACATCTCGCTGAGCGCCATCACCGGCGCGGAGACCGTCGACATCGGCCGGACCCCGCTGTTCATCGCGGAGGGCATCTTCGCCGCCGAGATCGTCACCCGCTGCCGGGAGGTCGGTGTCCTCGCCGACGCGCTCTGCCTGAGCCGGGGTGCCGTGCAGACGTTCCGGCGCCGCTTCCTACGGGACCTCAAGGAGGGCCGCAAGTCGGTGCCGTTCCTGCTGCGCCGAGGCTGGCGGCTGATGCGCCTGGAGCGCACGATCGTCTCCCGTCAGACCGCCCTGGGCGCCCACGCCTGCGACAAGGACGAGGCGCTGGGCCGGCTGGCGGCAGCGGCGGCGGGACGCCGTCCGGCGGCTTCGACGCGGGCGAGCTGA
- a CDS encoding DUF6281 family protein — translation MTTIRCGALLVTAAMLALAGCTESGGGSASCSGLVTYDGRGYLPTEKSDFTIGERLGTATVEACDDTGDGVDNGSAERRTGVYAIEGVDPAARVAVGDTPAEAAPMAAR, via the coding sequence ATGACGACGATCAGATGCGGAGCACTGCTGGTGACGGCCGCGATGCTGGCCCTGGCCGGATGCACGGAGTCGGGCGGCGGCTCGGCCTCCTGCTCGGGGCTGGTGACCTATGACGGGCGGGGCTATCTGCCCACCGAGAAGTCCGACTTCACCATCGGCGAGCGGCTGGGCACGGCCACGGTCGAGGCCTGCGACGACACCGGGGACGGCGTGGACAACGGCTCCGCCGAGCGCCGGACGGGCGTCTACGCCATCGAGGGCGTGGACCCCGCCGCGCGTGTCGCCGTGGGGGACACCCCCGCCGAGGCGGCTCCCATGGCGGCCCGCTGA